One Polypterus senegalus isolate Bchr_013 chromosome 10, ASM1683550v1, whole genome shotgun sequence DNA segment encodes these proteins:
- the LOC120538195 gene encoding putative nuclease HARBI1 has translation MDYLDYFNDSKRPPPRPERRLLKDRSNPLNDFDDLHFLDRFCMSKENATEIIGLLQPKLTGDLVRGIPISPSLQILITLRFLACGTYHRETGDLCGVGESTVCKIVHKVCSAICELKKDFIKFPNAAEQATCKVDFYEYGNFPGVIVCIDGCHIPIKCPSTADAEEFRNRKNWFSINVQGVCTPTMQFSNIVARWKGSTHDSRIFHNSSLYTQFEARQHSGILLGDSGYAQTNFLFTPYPHPVRPEQQRYNQAHILTRGLIERMFGVWKNRFQCLRNTLRFEPRRCCIVIIATAVVHNFLKGAAAQTLILKMMMTNMSPSLS, from the coding sequence ATGGATTACCTTGACTATTTCAATGACAGTAAGAGACCACCACCAAGACCAGAAAGAAGGTTGCTAAAAGACAGGAGCAACCCACTAAATGATTTTGatgatttacattttcttgacCGTTTCTGTATGTCAAAGGAAAATGCAACAGAAATAATTGGTTTGCTGCAGCCCAAGCTTACAGGTGACTTAGTCAGAGGCATCCCTATTTCTCCTTCCTTACAAATATTAATTACCTTAAGGTTTTTGGCATGTGGAACCTACCATCGGGAAACTGGGGATTTGTGTGGTGTAGGTGAATCAACAGTGTGCAAAATAGTACACAAAGTCTGCAGTGCTATATGTGAACTGAAAAAGGATTTCATCAAGTTCCCAAATGCTGCTGAACAGGCCACCTGCAAGGTAGATTTCTATGAATATGGGAACTTCCCTGGAGTCATTGTTTGTATCGATGGCTGCCACATTCCCATCAAGTGTCCCTCTACAGCAGATGCTGAGGAATTCAGAAATCGTAAAAACTGGTTTTCAATAAATGTACAAGGAGTGTGCACTCCCACTATGCAGTTCTCCAATATTGTTGCACGCTGGAAAGGTTCAACTCATGACTCAAGGATTTTCCACAACTCCTCTTTATATACTCAGTTTGAAGCAAGACAACACTCTGGAATTCTACTTGGTGACAGTGGGTATGCGCAGACAAACTTCTTGTTCACCCCTTATCCCCATCCAGTCAGACCAGAGCAACAGCGCTATAACCAAGCTCACATTCTCACCAGAGGGCTAATAGAGCGCATGTTTGGTGTATGGAAGAATCGTTTCCAGTGTCTCCGAAATACACTGCGGTTTGAACCTAGGAGGTGctgcattgttattattgcaaCAGCAGTGGTTCATAATTTTCTTAAAGGTGCGGCTGCCCAGACCCTgatattgaagatgatgatgaccaACATGTCCCCATCCCTGAGCTAG